From a single Intestinibaculum porci genomic region:
- a CDS encoding ABC transporter permease/substrate-binding protein produces the protein MNNVIHLLISQWSFFGGLLVEHIEISLASIAIAIVVGGLAGILISEFRKSAKVTLSVINFLYTIPSISMLGFLIPFSGIGDATAIIALTIYALLPMVRNTYTGMTNVDEAIIEAAKGMGSTKFQILYKIQLPLAMPVIFAAIRNMVTMTIALAGIASFIGAGGLGVAIYRGITTNNAAMTVAGSLLIALLALIVDFVLGAIEKRLLKRDEKAKKQNKRIALAGGLAIVIFLGYAFFPKQKQETIHIATKPMTEQYILGEMLKKVITDKTDLKVSLTQGVGGGTSNIQPAMVSGKFDMYPEYTGTGWNMVLKKSSLYSEKQFSTLQKAYQSKYGLTWQTMLGFNDTYGVAIYKPIAEKYNIKTYSDLKALNGKLILGAEYDFFDRPDGYKKLKKTYGLSFKATKDMDMGLKYKAINNHQVDVMPVNTTDGQLSHANVRLLKDNLHMYPSYQCGLVINQTFLKAHPELKKALKVFDHLISENDMSKMNYEVETKKKEPAAVAQAFLLAKGV, from the coding sequence AAGTGCGAAAGTGACGTTAAGTGTCATTAACTTTCTGTATACCATCCCATCAATCTCAATGTTAGGATTCCTAATTCCTTTCTCTGGTATTGGGGATGCGACTGCTATTATTGCTTTAACCATTTATGCCCTCTTACCAATGGTGCGCAATACATATACGGGTATGACAAATGTCGATGAGGCGATTATTGAAGCAGCCAAAGGGATGGGCTCAACCAAATTTCAGATTCTTTATAAGATTCAGCTGCCATTAGCGATGCCGGTTATCTTTGCGGCTATCCGCAACATGGTGACGATGACCATTGCTTTAGCCGGGATTGCCTCATTTATTGGTGCGGGCGGCTTAGGGGTCGCCATCTATCGTGGCATTACTACAAATAATGCGGCGATGACTGTTGCCGGCAGTTTACTCATTGCGTTATTAGCGTTAATTGTCGACTTTGTTTTAGGGGCGATTGAAAAACGTTTATTAAAACGTGATGAAAAAGCGAAAAAACAAAATAAACGCATTGCTTTAGCGGGCGGCTTAGCGATTGTGATCTTCCTTGGCTATGCCTTCTTCCCTAAACAAAAGCAGGAAACGATTCACATTGCGACCAAGCCGATGACGGAGCAGTATATCTTAGGGGAAATGCTGAAAAAGGTGATTACGGATAAAACAGATTTAAAAGTCTCATTAACGCAAGGTGTCGGCGGCGGAACATCTAATATTCAGCCGGCGATGGTGAGCGGGAAGTTTGATATGTATCCAGAATATACTGGAACAGGCTGGAATATGGTTTTGAAAAAATCTTCACTTTACTCAGAGAAACAGTTCTCCACATTACAAAAGGCTTATCAAAGCAAGTATGGTTTAACATGGCAGACAATGTTAGGTTTTAACGATACTTATGGTGTGGCTATTTATAAACCGATTGCGGAAAAATACAACATTAAAACATACTCTGATCTCAAGGCTCTCAATGGTAAACTGATCTTAGGTGCAGAATATGATTTCTTTGATCGCCCTGATGGCTATAAGAAACTAAAAAAGACGTATGGCTTATCTTTTAAAGCCACGAAAGATATGGATATGGGCTTGAAATACAAAGCTATTAATAATCATCAGGTTGATGTGATGCCTGTCAATACAACCGATGGTCAGCTATCCCATGCTAATGTCCGTTTATTAAAAGATAACTTGCATATGTATCCCTCTTATCAGTGTGGTTTAGTCATTAATCAGACGTTCTTAAAGGCGCATCCAGAATTAAAGAAAGCCTTAAAAGTTTTTGATCATCTGATTAGTGAAAATGATATGTCGAAAATGAATTATGAAGTGGAAACGAAGAAGAAAGAGCCAGCGGCGGTAGCGCAGGCCTTCTTATTAGCGAAAGGGGTGTAA
- a CDS encoding ATP-binding cassette domain-containing protein encodes MAIITFDHVKKVYGKQTVIPNLSFSVEKGEFVMMIGTSGSGKTTTLKMINGLIMPSGGDIIVEGKSIKEHDLIALRRSIGYVIQGSVLFPHMNVEENIAYVLKLLHKSKEEITQAVDHWMKVTDLDLSLKKRFPSELSGGQQQRVGIARALAATPDLVLMDEPFGAVDAITREALQQEIKKIHAQVGITIMFITHDIEEALTLGTKVMVMDQGQIVQYDTPEVIKTHPANAFVAQLVSRTQ; translated from the coding sequence ATGGCGATTATTACATTTGACCATGTCAAGAAAGTTTATGGTAAGCAGACTGTTATTCCCAATTTAAGTTTTAGTGTTGAAAAAGGCGAATTTGTGATGATGATTGGGACCTCCGGCAGTGGGAAGACAACGACGCTGAAAATGATCAACGGTCTGATTATGCCAAGCGGCGGAGACATTATTGTCGAAGGCAAATCAATCAAAGAGCATGATCTGATTGCCTTACGCCGTTCAATTGGATATGTTATTCAGGGCAGTGTGCTCTTCCCGCATATGAACGTTGAAGAGAATATTGCCTATGTTTTAAAGCTGTTACATAAAAGCAAAGAAGAAATTACACAGGCCGTCGATCACTGGATGAAAGTTACTGACTTAGATTTAAGTCTGAAAAAACGTTTTCCAAGCGAACTTTCTGGCGGTCAGCAGCAGCGTGTCGGGATTGCCCGCGCCTTGGCGGCGACGCCGGACTTAGTATTGATGGACGAACCTTTTGGGGCTGTCGATGCGATCACCCGCGAAGCGCTTCAGCAGGAAATAAAAAAGATTCATGCTCAGGTAGGCATTACAATTATGTTTATCACTCATGATATTGAAGAAGCTTTAACCTTAGGTACAAAAGTGATGGTGATGGATCAGGGACAAATCGTCCAATACGATACGCCAGAGGTCATTAAAACCCATCCTGCTAATGCTTTTGTGGCGCAGCTGGTTTCACGAACGCAATAA
- a CDS encoding TetR/AcrR family transcriptional regulator, whose protein sequence is MDRRAIKSREAIVQAFLYLLPRKGFDKLTVREIADQAQLNRVTFYQHYKDKYDLLEQCAKHYVDEMLKGNMNVDLKSLIHRSFLYVQKHQEELLKLSQKEVVYALLDAFKKQLRDHYLPLITGNHLEDIMMNEIHAGMATGMLQWWIHHAQDYSVEEAVNSYMILRSRLFIS, encoded by the coding sequence ATGGATCGTCGTGCGATCAAATCACGAGAAGCGATTGTACAGGCATTTTTATATCTTTTACCGCGTAAAGGCTTTGATAAGCTGACTGTGCGGGAAATTGCCGATCAGGCGCAATTAAACCGGGTGACGTTTTATCAGCATTACAAGGATAAATATGATTTACTAGAACAGTGCGCGAAACATTATGTGGATGAGATGCTTAAAGGGAATATGAACGTTGATTTAAAGAGTCTTATTCATCGTAGTTTTCTTTATGTCCAAAAGCATCAGGAAGAGCTTTTAAAACTGAGTCAGAAAGAAGTTGTTTACGCGTTATTGGATGCTTTTAAAAAACAGTTACGGGATCATTATTTACCGCTTATTACCGGAAATCACTTGGAAGATATTATGATGAATGAAATTCATGCCGGGATGGCGACAGGAATGCTGCAATGGTGGATTCATCACGCTCAGGATTACAGCGTAGAAGAGGCCGTCAATAGCTACATGATCTTACGTTCACGCTTATTTATTTCATAA